One Bemisia tabaci chromosome 7, PGI_BMITA_v3 DNA window includes the following coding sequences:
- the Sec61alpha gene encoding protein transport protein Sec61 subunit alpha has protein sequence MGIKFLEVIKPFCSILPEIVKPERKIQFREKVLWTAITLFIFLVCCQIPLFGIMSSDSADPFYWIRVILASNRGTLMELGISPIVTSGLIMQLLAGAKIIEVGDTAKDRALFNGAQKLFGMVITVGQAIVYVMTGMYGDPSEIGAGVCLLIIIQLFVAGLIVLLLDELLQKGYGLGSGISLFIATNICETIVWKAFSPATVNTGRGTEFEGAVIALFHLLATRQDKVRALREAFYRQNLPNLMNLLATVLVFAIVIYFQGFRVDLPIKSARNRGQHSSYPIKLFYTSNIPIILQSALVSNLYVISQMLAVKFHGNMFVNLLGVWADVGGGGPARAYPVGGLCYYLSPPENLGHIIEDPIHAVLYIVFMLGSCAFFSKTWIEVSGSSAKDVAKHLKDQQMVMRGHRENSMIHELNRYIPTAAAFGGLCIGALSVLADFMGAIGSGTGILLAVTIIYQYFEIFVKEQSEMGGMSTLLF, from the exons ATGGGTA TCAAGTTCCTTGAAGTAATAAAACCCTTCTGTAGTATCCTACCAGAAATAGTCAAACCTGAAAGAAAA ATCCAATTCAGGGAAAAAGTACTATGGACGGCTATCACACTATTTATCTTTTTAGTTTGTTGTCAA ATTCCTCTGTTCGGAATTATGAGTTCAGACTCTGCGGATCCATTTTACTGGATTCGTGTTATTCTGGCCTCAAATAGAGGAACATTAATGGAGTTGGGTATATCGCCAATTGTCACTTCCGGCTTAATTATGCAGCTACTGGCTGGCGCAAAGATTATTGAAGTAGGTGACACAGCAAAAGACAGAGCTTTGTTCAACGGTGCTCAAAAAT tgtTTGGAATGGTGATTACGGTCGGTCAAGCCATTGTCTATGTCATGACTGGAATGTACGGAGATCCGAGTGAAATCGGAGCTGGCGTCTGTCTGCTGATCATTATTCAGCTGTTCGTTGCTGGTCTCATTGTGCTGCTTCTTGATGAATTGCTTCAGAAAGGATATGGTCTCGGCTCaggaatttcacttttcataGCTACAAATATCTGTGAAACTATTGTCTGGAAAGCATTCAGCCCTGCCACTGTTAACACAG gaagAGGAACAGAATTTGAAGGTGCAGTCATTGCATTGTTCCATCTTTTGGCAACCAGACAAGACAAAGTGCGTGCTCTACGTGAGGCTTTCTACAGACAAAATCTCCCTAATTTAATGAATCTATTAGCAACTGTGTTAGTTTTTGCTATCGTCATATACTTCCAG GGCTTCAGAGTAGATCTACCGATCAAGTCAGCTCGCAACAGAGGTCAGCACAGCAGTTATCCTATCAAATTATTCTACACTTCCAACATTCCCATTATTTTGCAGTCTGCCTTAGTATCGAATCTCTACGTTATATCTCAG ATGTTAGCAGTCAAGTTCCATGGCAACATGTTTGTAAATCTTCTCGGAGTTTGGGCTGATGTTGGTGGTGGTGGCCCTGCTCGTGCCTACCCAGTCGGTGGGCTCTGTTACTATCTTTCACCACCAGAGAACCTTGGCCACATAATCGAAGATCCAATTCACGCTGTATTGTACATCGTCTTCATGTTAGGTTCTTGCGCGTTCTTCTCCAAAACATGGATCGAAGTGTCTGGCTCTTCTGCCAAAGATGTCGCCAAGCACCTGAAAGACCAGCAGATGGTGATGAGAGGTCATCGAGAAAACTCAATGATCCACGAGCTCAACCGGTACATCCCCACTGCTGCCGCATTCGGTGGGCTGTGTATCGGAGCGCTGTCCGTTTTGGCTGATTTTATGGGAGCCATTGGTTCCGGAACTGGTATCCTCCTAGCCGTCACGATTATTTACCAGTACTTTGAAATCTTCGTCAAAGAACAGAGTGAGATGGGAGGTATGAGCACGCTCCTGTTTTAG